The genomic window CCCTTGTGGCCCGTGCTTGTGCCCGGTCTCCGGCTGTGGCTTCGTCGCGCCAACCACGGTGCTCCTGGACCATCTTGCCACTGTGCACAAGTTGCCAACAACACCGATGGAGTTATTCAAGCCGTTCGAAGTCCCGGTGCTGCCGGGCTCCCGAGTTCTCAAAACCAAATACAACCGCCTCTTCCTGCTCAAGATGGATGCGCTGGAGTCCTACGGCCATGGCGTCTCACTCGTCTGCGTGCAGCCAGAAACTCCGGGAGGAAATGTCCGAATCACCGTGGGTTTCTCATGCGCACCAGGACATAATCATGAGTCAAAGTGGGAAATGGGACCCAATGGGGTACCAAAGCAATGCTTGTGCATCGTGCCTGGTAAAGAAACCGATGTCGTGGCCACCATCACAATAGAGAGGGAGGACTATGAGGAAGACTAAGGCTATGACTACAAGGAGTATGATGATTTATATGTTGTCTCGATTTTTATGGAAAGATGTGTGCG from Triticum aestivum cultivar Chinese Spring chromosome 3B, IWGSC CS RefSeq v2.1, whole genome shotgun sequence includes these protein-coding regions:
- the LOC123064566 gene encoding putative E3 ubiquitin-protein ligase SINA-like 6; translated protein: MEDRSNSNKRKGDGEQEGRKSGCKRQNVSTVMEVFDCTVCSKPLRPPIFQCSKGNSICRHCQERLPLFERIPVQRCYIMERVVDNIFVPCKHGCSTTIAYYQKEKHERQCPCGPCLCPVSGCGFVAPTTVLLDHLATVHKLPTTPMELFKPFEVPVLPGSRVLKTKYNRLFLLKMDALESYGHGVSLVCVQPETPGGNVRITVGFSCAPGHNHESKWEMGPNGVPKQCLCIVPGKETDVVATITIEREDYEED